Proteins encoded together in one Streptomyces sp. NBC_01216 window:
- a CDS encoding carbohydrate ABC transporter permease, whose amino-acid sequence MTLTASGATTAPVPPSPPRSAGRPARRRWHALTPYAYLAPFFTLFAAFGLFPLLYTAFVSLYRVELQTPGEMEWRGLGNYTALLTDEFFWTALRNTFTIGVLSTLPQLAMALGLAHLLHFKLRGRTFFRTAMLLPYATSVAAATLVFAQLFGRDFGLVNYGLSLIGVDPVDWQNDTVASQLAVSSIVIWRWTGYNALIYLAGMQSIPGELYEAAEMDGASRLRQFLHVTLPGLRPTIVFTAVVSTIGATQLFGEPLLFEGSVSGGISHQYQTLGLYLYEQGWGFFHLGRAAAIAWLMFLLILLLVGVNALIVRRRSLKGVR is encoded by the coding sequence GTGACCCTCACCGCCTCCGGAGCGACGACGGCGCCCGTCCCGCCGTCGCCACCCCGGTCCGCCGGCCGCCCGGCACGCCGCCGGTGGCACGCCCTCACTCCGTACGCCTATCTCGCCCCGTTCTTCACCCTGTTCGCCGCCTTCGGACTCTTCCCGCTGCTCTACACCGCCTTCGTCTCCCTCTACCGGGTGGAGCTCCAGACACCCGGTGAGATGGAGTGGCGAGGGCTCGGCAACTACACGGCCCTCCTGACCGACGAGTTCTTCTGGACCGCGCTGCGCAACACCTTCACCATCGGGGTGCTGTCCACCCTCCCGCAGCTCGCCATGGCCCTGGGGCTCGCGCACCTGCTGCACTTCAAGCTGCGCGGCCGGACCTTCTTCCGCACCGCGATGCTGCTGCCGTACGCGACCTCCGTGGCAGCCGCCACTCTCGTCTTCGCGCAGCTCTTCGGCCGGGACTTCGGCCTGGTCAACTACGGCCTCTCGCTGATCGGCGTCGATCCCGTCGACTGGCAGAACGACACGGTCGCCTCGCAGCTCGCCGTCTCCTCGATCGTGATCTGGCGCTGGACCGGGTACAACGCGCTGATCTACCTCGCGGGCATGCAGTCCATCCCTGGTGAGCTGTACGAGGCGGCGGAGATGGACGGCGCCTCGCGCCTGCGCCAGTTCCTCCACGTGACACTGCCCGGCCTGCGCCCCACGATCGTCTTCACCGCCGTCGTCTCCACCATCGGCGCCACCCAGCTCTTCGGCGAGCCGCTGCTCTTCGAGGGCTCGGTGTCGGGCGGCATCTCGCACCAGTACCAGACGCTCGGTCTCTACCTGTACGAACAGGGCTGGGGCTTCTTCCACCTGGGCCGGGCCGCCGCGATCGCCTGGCTGATGTTCCTGCTCATCCTGCTGCTGGTCGGGGTCAACGCCCTGATCGTCCGGCGGCGTTCGCTCAAGGGAGTCAGGTGA
- a CDS encoding carbohydrate ABC transporter permease gives MAARAARTGHGGGITYAILVLAVLVSAFPFYWTIVAASRSNADLAQVPPTLLPGPNLLRNIEAVLEEADIGKALLNSLIVSGSVTVGTVLCCTLAGFAFAKLRFRGRGALLALTVGTMMIPPQLGVIPLFMLIAELGWANRLQSVILPGLVSAFGVFFMRQFLVQALPDELIEAARVDGASSARIFRSIVVPVARPGMAVLGLLTFMASWNDFFWPVVALSSQEPTVQVALRQLGGGYVHDQSVIMAGTLLGTLPVLLVFGLLGRQIVGGIMQGAVKG, from the coding sequence ATGGCCGCACGCGCCGCCCGTACGGGTCACGGTGGCGGGATCACGTACGCGATCCTCGTCCTGGCCGTCCTCGTCTCCGCCTTCCCGTTCTACTGGACGATCGTCGCCGCCAGCCGGTCCAACGCGGACCTGGCCCAGGTGCCCCCGACACTGCTGCCGGGACCGAACCTCCTCCGCAACATCGAGGCGGTGCTGGAGGAGGCGGACATCGGCAAGGCCCTCCTGAACTCGCTGATCGTCTCCGGCTCCGTCACCGTCGGGACGGTGCTGTGCTGCACGCTGGCCGGGTTCGCCTTCGCCAAGCTCCGCTTCCGGGGCCGGGGCGCGCTGCTCGCGCTCACCGTCGGCACCATGATGATCCCGCCGCAGCTGGGGGTCATTCCCCTGTTCATGCTGATCGCCGAGCTGGGCTGGGCGAACCGGCTCCAGTCGGTGATCCTGCCGGGCCTGGTCTCGGCCTTCGGGGTCTTCTTCATGCGCCAGTTCCTGGTGCAGGCGCTGCCGGACGAGCTGATCGAGGCGGCCCGGGTCGACGGCGCATCCTCCGCGCGGATCTTCCGGTCGATCGTGGTACCCGTCGCCCGGCCCGGTATGGCCGTGCTGGGACTGCTCACCTTCATGGCCTCATGGAACGACTTCTTCTGGCCCGTCGTCGCCCTGTCCTCGCAGGAGCCCACCGTGCAGGTCGCCCTGCGACAGCTCGGCGGCGGATACGTCCACGACCAGTCCGTGATCATGGCCGGCACCCTGCTCGGCACGCTGCCCGTGCTCCTCGTCTTCGGCCTGCTCGGCCGGCAGATCGTCGGCGGCATCATGCAGGGCGCCGTCAAGGGCTGA
- a CDS encoding ABC transporter substrate-binding protein yields the protein MPTARAASKAALRLGAAVLTGALLAACGSGGSDGASDEAGGKVTLTVDLFGSFGYKEAGLYAAYEKAHPNVTIKQTDTEDEQDYWKSLQTRLAGGGGLADVQGIEVGRIASVTQQQADKFEDLTAYGAGGLETEFASATWSAATTEDGKVLGLGTDVGPEAMCYRRDLFEQAGLPTDRTELARKWSTWDGYLALGKQYQAKAPAKSAWLDSVGSLYTVMVGQEKERYYDASGKLIYADSPAVRTAWDTATAAAADGLSAKLDQWSPQWNQAFSAGSFATLPCPAWMLGYIKGQAGDAGQGKWDIAALPGGAGNWGGSYLAVPRAAKHKKEAYELIRWLTAPAQQAALFRKQGNFPSSTGAIAQVETATDPYFSGAPIGRIFGDAAKAAPVQVLGVHDKNVADQITNALSEVERKGVTPEKAWSNARKGVANAIG from the coding sequence ATGCCCACTGCCCGAGCCGCCAGCAAGGCCGCACTCCGACTCGGTGCGGCCGTCCTCACCGGGGCGCTCCTCGCCGCCTGCGGATCCGGTGGATCCGACGGCGCCTCCGACGAAGCGGGCGGCAAGGTCACGCTCACCGTGGATCTGTTCGGCTCGTTCGGCTACAAGGAGGCCGGACTCTACGCCGCCTACGAGAAGGCGCACCCGAACGTCACGATCAAGCAGACCGACACCGAGGACGAGCAGGACTACTGGAAGTCGCTGCAGACCCGGCTCGCCGGTGGCGGCGGACTCGCCGACGTCCAGGGCATCGAGGTGGGTCGCATCGCCTCCGTCACCCAGCAGCAGGCCGACAAGTTCGAGGACCTGACGGCGTACGGGGCCGGTGGGCTCGAGACGGAGTTCGCGAGCGCCACCTGGTCCGCGGCCACCACCGAGGACGGCAAGGTCCTCGGACTGGGCACGGACGTCGGCCCCGAGGCCATGTGCTACCGCCGTGACCTCTTCGAGCAGGCGGGCCTGCCGACCGACCGCACGGAACTGGCGCGGAAGTGGTCCACCTGGGACGGCTACCTGGCGCTCGGCAAGCAGTACCAGGCCAAGGCTCCGGCGAAGAGTGCCTGGCTGGACAGCGTCGGCAGCCTCTACACCGTCATGGTCGGCCAGGAGAAGGAGCGCTACTACGACGCCTCCGGCAAGCTGATCTACGCCGACAGCCCGGCCGTGAGGACCGCCTGGGACACCGCGACCGCCGCGGCGGCGGACGGCCTGAGCGCCAAGCTCGACCAGTGGTCCCCACAGTGGAACCAGGCGTTCTCCGCCGGCTCCTTCGCCACCCTGCCGTGCCCGGCGTGGATGCTCGGCTACATCAAGGGCCAGGCCGGTGACGCCGGCCAGGGCAAGTGGGACATCGCCGCGCTACCCGGCGGCGCCGGGAACTGGGGCGGCTCCTACCTGGCCGTCCCGCGCGCGGCGAAGCACAAGAAGGAGGCGTACGAGCTGATCCGGTGGCTGACCGCCCCCGCCCAGCAGGCGGCCCTCTTCAGGAAGCAGGGCAACTTCCCGTCCTCCACCGGCGCCATCGCCCAGGTGGAGACGGCGACGGACCCGTACTTCTCCGGAGCGCCGATCGGCCGGATCTTCGGTGACGCGGCGAAGGCCGCTCCGGTGCAGGTGCTCGGCGTCCACGACAAGAACGTCGCCGACCAGATCACCAACGCGCTGAGCGAGGTGGAGCGCAAGGGCGTCACGCCCGAGAAGGCATGGTCGAACGCCCGGAAGGGCGTGGCGAACGCCATCGGCTGA